Proteins encoded together in one Caldicellulosiruptor saccharolyticus DSM 8903 window:
- a CDS encoding DUF4258 domain-containing protein, giving the protein MGQYENDYPNPSCLLSWVPKNGLPLHAVCAVGYGFLWLITAYFPSEDEWMIDFKTRRK; this is encoded by the coding sequence ATAGGGCAGTATGAAAATGATTATCCTAATCCGAGTTGTTTACTCTCTTGGGTACCCAAAAATGGTTTACCACTTCATGCAGTCTGTGCAGTTGGATATGGTTTTTTGTGGCTTATAACTGCATATTTTCCTTCTGAGGACGAATGGATGATTGATTTTAAAACGAGGAGGAAATAA
- a CDS encoding type II toxin-antitoxin system MqsA family antitoxin, translating into MCRTEMKEGKIKHIVDVGNQTVIIKNVPALVCGQCGEAYLDDETALKLEKIMDELLKTKTEIIIANYSDIAA; encoded by the coding sequence TTGTGTAGGACAGAAATGAAAGAAGGAAAGATTAAACATATTGTTGATGTTGGTAACCAAACTGTGATTATAAAAAACGTTCCAGCACTTGTATGTGGACAATGTGGAGAAGCTTATCTTGATGATGAAACAGCACTTAAGCTTGAAAAGATAATGGATGAACTTCTTAAAACTAAAACAGAGATAATTATAGCAAACTATTCAGATATTGCAGCATAG
- the hisS gene encoding histidine--tRNA ligase: protein MKIQAPKGTKDVLPEESYIWQYVESKFRQICKLYGYQEVRFPTFEYTELFQRGVGETTDIVQKEMYTFLDKGGRSITLRPEGTASVARLFIEHGFASRPMPQRLYYIISAFRYENTQGGRYREFHQFGIENFGSKSPVTDAEIISLSYNFFVSLGLDNIVVNINSIGCPVCRKDYVKNLKEYFLGYYDKLCPTCKQRLDKNPMRILDCKEDNCKLIAQDAPKPIEYLCDECKTHFEALKGYLDAAGVCYKVDPYIVRGLDYYTRTVFEIVDVVLDKELAICGGGRYDNLIEQIGGSSTPGIGFAIGVERLIMLLSQKGLIPQKPQVPQVFIATLGDLATKKAFEIASTLRFEGISTVIEELSRSLKSQMKYADKLGCDFAVIIGDDELEKGVCKVREMKTSSEEVVRIEGLAQHIKSKI from the coding sequence ATGAAAATCCAAGCACCAAAAGGAACAAAGGATGTCTTGCCAGAAGAAAGCTATATATGGCAATATGTTGAGAGCAAATTCAGGCAGATTTGCAAACTTTATGGCTATCAAGAAGTAAGATTCCCAACATTTGAATATACAGAGCTTTTCCAGCGAGGCGTTGGTGAGACAACAGACATTGTTCAAAAAGAGATGTACACTTTTTTAGACAAAGGTGGAAGAAGTATAACATTGCGTCCAGAAGGAACTGCGTCTGTTGCGCGACTGTTCATTGAACACGGTTTTGCCTCAAGACCAATGCCACAGCGTCTTTATTACATTATATCAGCATTCAGATATGAAAATACCCAAGGCGGAAGGTACAGAGAGTTTCATCAATTTGGTATTGAAAACTTTGGTTCAAAGTCACCCGTGACAGATGCAGAGATTATTTCACTATCATACAATTTCTTTGTTTCTCTTGGGCTTGACAATATTGTTGTGAATATAAACAGTATTGGTTGTCCTGTTTGCAGAAAGGACTATGTAAAAAATCTCAAGGAATACTTTTTAGGCTACTATGATAAGCTCTGTCCAACCTGCAAACAAAGGCTTGATAAAAATCCGATGAGGATTTTGGACTGCAAAGAAGATAATTGCAAGCTGATTGCCCAAGATGCTCCAAAGCCAATAGAGTATCTTTGCGATGAGTGCAAAACTCATTTTGAAGCTCTAAAAGGGTATTTGGATGCAGCAGGTGTTTGTTACAAAGTTGACCCTTACATTGTAAGAGGATTGGATTACTATACAAGGACAGTTTTTGAGATTGTTGACGTTGTTTTGGACAAAGAGCTTGCAATCTGTGGTGGGGGAAGGTATGATAACTTAATAGAGCAGATAGGTGGAAGCAGTACCCCAGGCATTGGGTTTGCAATTGGTGTTGAGAGGCTTATAATGCTTCTTTCACAAAAAGGTCTGATTCCACAAAAGCCACAGGTTCCTCAAGTTTTTATTGCAACCTTAGGAGATTTGGCAACTAAAAAAGCGTTTGAAATTGCAAGTACTTTGAGGTTTGAAGGGATTTCAACTGTGATTGAGGAGCTTTCAAGAAGTCTAAAGTCTCAGATGAAATATGCAGATAAGCTGGGTTGTGATTTTGCGGTCATAATCGGCGATGATGAGCTTGAAAAAGGAGTTTGCAAGGTAAGAGAGATGAAGACATCATCAGAAGAGGTTGTAAGAATAGAAGGTTTAGCTCAACACATCAAAAGTAAGATATAA
- the aspS gene encoding aspartate--tRNA ligase gives MESIKGFKRTKYCGEVSLEDVGKEVILTGWVDTRRDLGGIIFVDLRDRTGIVQVVFDEKMGEELMEKADSLRSEYCIGIRGIVEKRPPDTVNPKIKTGEVEVRAKELRIFSKSETPPFPIEEGINVNEAVRLKYRYLDLRRPDMQRNLMFRHKLYQVVRNFLSQNGFIEIETPMLTKSTPEGARDYLVPSRIFPGKFFALPQSPQLFKQLLMVAGFDKYFQIVKCFRDEDLRADRQPEFTQIDIEMSFVDVDDVIEINERLLQTIFREMLGIDLKLPLPRLTYKEAMERFGTDKPDTRFGMELVNLTDIVKHCEFKVFADAANKGGSVRAINAKGCAVKFSRREIDALVEYAKNFGAKGLAWIAVESDGLKSPIVKFLKEEEINEILKRLDAQVGDLLLFSADKDEVVFDVLGNVRLEIARRLNLLDKSKFNLLWVTEFPLFEYSEEEGRYVAKHHPFTSPMDEDIEFLETDPARVRSKAYDIVLNGTEIGGGSIRIHSTELQKRMFKALGFTEERAQDRFGFLLEAFKYGTPPHGGIAYGFDRLCMLLLGLDSIRDTIAFPKVKDSSCPLTDAPSEVEPKQLRELHIKVDVVKV, from the coding sequence TTGGAAAGCATCAAAGGCTTCAAAAGAACAAAGTACTGTGGAGAAGTGTCGCTTGAAGATGTTGGGAAAGAAGTGATTTTGACAGGTTGGGTTGACACAAGACGTGACCTTGGTGGAATAATATTTGTTGATTTGCGAGACAGAACTGGAATTGTTCAGGTTGTGTTTGACGAGAAGATGGGCGAAGAACTTATGGAGAAAGCAGACAGTTTGAGAAGCGAATATTGTATTGGCATCAGAGGCATTGTAGAAAAAAGACCACCTGACACAGTAAACCCTAAGATCAAAACTGGTGAGGTTGAGGTAAGGGCAAAGGAGCTTAGGATATTTAGCAAGTCCGAAACACCGCCATTCCCAATTGAAGAAGGGATAAATGTAAATGAAGCTGTAAGGCTAAAGTATAGATACCTTGACCTCAGAAGACCTGATATGCAAAGAAACCTAATGTTCAGGCACAAACTTTACCAAGTGGTTAGAAATTTCTTATCCCAAAACGGCTTTATTGAAATAGAAACACCAATGCTTACAAAATCAACACCAGAGGGTGCAAGGGATTATCTTGTTCCAAGCAGAATCTTTCCTGGCAAGTTCTTTGCACTGCCACAGTCACCACAGCTTTTCAAACAACTTTTAATGGTTGCTGGGTTTGACAAGTATTTTCAGATTGTAAAGTGCTTCAGAGACGAGGACTTGCGTGCAGACAGGCAACCTGAGTTTACGCAGATTGATATTGAGATGTCATTTGTTGATGTAGATGATGTGATTGAGATAAACGAAAGGCTTCTTCAGACAATTTTCAGAGAAATGCTTGGAATAGATCTAAAACTTCCTCTTCCAAGGTTGACATACAAAGAAGCAATGGAAAGATTTGGAACAGACAAACCTGACACACGTTTTGGAATGGAGCTTGTTAATCTCACTGACATTGTAAAACACTGTGAGTTCAAGGTCTTTGCAGATGCCGCAAACAAAGGTGGATCAGTTAGAGCAATAAACGCAAAAGGGTGTGCTGTGAAATTTTCAAGACGAGAGATAGATGCCTTGGTTGAGTACGCTAAGAATTTTGGTGCAAAAGGACTTGCATGGATAGCAGTTGAAAGTGATGGATTAAAATCACCAATTGTCAAGTTTTTAAAGGAAGAAGAGATAAATGAGATTTTAAAGAGACTTGATGCGCAGGTTGGCGACCTTCTTTTGTTCTCAGCAGACAAAGACGAGGTTGTATTTGACGTCCTTGGAAATGTCAGACTTGAGATTGCAAGAAGATTGAACCTTCTTGACAAGTCTAAATTCAATCTTTTGTGGGTAACAGAATTTCCGCTTTTTGAATACTCAGAAGAAGAAGGAAGGTATGTGGCAAAACACCATCCATTTACATCGCCAATGGATGAGGACATAGAGTTTTTGGAGACAGATCCAGCAAGAGTCAGGTCAAAAGCATATGACATTGTTCTAAATGGAACAGAGATTGGTGGTGGGTCAATAAGAATTCACTCAACAGAGCTGCAAAAGAGAATGTTCAAGGCACTTGGCTTTACTGAAGAGCGAGCACAAGACAGATTTGGATTTTTGCTTGAGGCCTTCAAATACGGAACACCACCGCATGGCGGAATTGCATATGGGTTTGACAGACTCTGTATGCTTCTTTTAGGGCTTGATTCAATAAGAGATACAATTGCATTCCCAAAAGTAAAGGACTCATCTTGCCCGCTCACAGATGCGCCATCAGAGGTTGAGCCAAAACAGCTTCGAGAGCTTCATATTAAGGTAGATGTTGTGAAGGTATAG
- a CDS encoding cellulase family glycosylhydrolase, producing the protein MKKECLRVFAVFMVFTFLLSLFPFVTFAQNTAYEKDKYPHLIGNSLVKKPSVAGRLQIIKQNGRRILADQNGEPIQLRGMSTHGLQWFPQIINNNAFAALANDWGCNVIRLAMYIGEGGYATNPQVKDKVIEGIKLAIQNDMYVIVDWHVLNPGDPNAEIYKGAKDFFKEIAQKFPNDFHIIYELCNEPNPTDPGVTNDEAGWKKVKAYAEPIIKMLRQMGNENIIIIGSPNWSQRPDFAIKDPIADDKVMYSVHFYTGTHKVDGYVFENMKMAIEAGVPVFVTEWGTSEASGDGGPYLDEADKWLEYLNANNISWVNWSLTNKNETSGAFVPYISGVSQATDLDPGSDQKWDISELSISGEYVRSRIKGIPYQPIERTLKISQDQVACAPIGQPILPSDFEDGTRQGWDWDGPSGVKGALTIEEANGSNALSWEVEYPEKKLQDGWASAPRLILRNINTTRGDCKYLCFDFYLKPKQATKGELAIFLAFAPPSLNYWAQAEDSFNIDLTNLSTLKKTPDDLYSFKISFDLDKIKEGKIIGPDTHLRDIIIVVADVNSDFKGRMYLDNVRFTNMLFEDVTPQTTGYEAISKLYSKKIVNGISTNLFGPEKAVTRAEVAAMAVRLLDLQEESYNGEFVDVSKNSWYANEVSTAYKAGIILGDGKYIKPEKAVTREEMAVFAMRIYRILTDEKAEATEEIAISDKNSISSWARQDVNAAISLGLMDVFTDGSFGPKVKVTRAEATQIIYKILELTGKM; encoded by the coding sequence ATGAAGAAAGAATGTCTTAGAGTTTTTGCAGTCTTTATGGTTTTTACTTTTTTACTATCTCTTTTTCCCTTTGTTACATTTGCTCAAAATACTGCGTATGAAAAGGATAAGTATCCACACCTGATTGGCAACAGCTTGGTAAAAAAACCTTCTGTGGCTGGAAGACTGCAAATTATCAAACAAAATGGAAGAAGGATTTTAGCCGACCAAAATGGAGAGCCTATTCAGCTTCGTGGTATGAGCACACACGGTCTGCAATGGTTTCCACAGATAATTAACAACAATGCGTTTGCTGCACTTGCAAATGACTGGGGTTGCAATGTAATTCGCTTGGCAATGTATATAGGAGAAGGTGGATATGCTACAAATCCTCAAGTAAAAGACAAGGTCATTGAAGGTATTAAATTGGCAATTCAAAACGACATGTATGTAATCGTAGATTGGCATGTTCTCAATCCCGGCGACCCCAATGCAGAAATTTATAAAGGGGCAAAAGACTTTTTCAAGGAGATAGCCCAAAAATTTCCAAACGATTTTCATATAATTTATGAGTTGTGTAATGAGCCAAACCCAACAGACCCAGGTGTAACAAATGATGAAGCAGGGTGGAAAAAGGTAAAAGCTTATGCTGAACCAATTATAAAGATGCTTCGTCAGATGGGAAATGAAAACATTATAATTATAGGTTCGCCTAACTGGAGCCAAAGACCAGATTTTGCGATAAAAGACCCAATTGCAGATGACAAGGTCATGTATTCTGTTCATTTCTATACAGGTACACACAAGGTAGATGGATATGTGTTTGAAAATATGAAGATGGCAATTGAAGCAGGCGTTCCAGTATTTGTAACAGAATGGGGGACAAGTGAGGCAAGCGGTGATGGTGGACCATATCTTGATGAGGCTGACAAATGGCTTGAGTACCTCAACGCAAACAATATAAGCTGGGTAAACTGGTCCTTGACAAATAAAAATGAGACTTCTGGTGCTTTTGTACCCTACATTAGCGGTGTGTCTCAAGCAACAGATTTGGACCCTGGCAGCGACCAGAAATGGGATATTTCAGAACTTAGCATCTCTGGTGAATATGTACGATCAAGAATAAAGGGTATTCCATATCAGCCTATTGAGAGAACATTGAAAATTTCTCAAGATCAAGTCGCGTGTGCCCCAATTGGTCAACCTATTTTGCCATCTGATTTTGAAGATGGTACACGGCAAGGTTGGGACTGGGATGGACCATCTGGTGTTAAAGGTGCTTTAACAATAGAAGAGGCAAATGGTTCAAATGCACTTTCATGGGAGGTTGAGTACCCTGAAAAAAAGCTTCAAGATGGTTGGGCTTCTGCTCCAAGGCTAATTTTGAGGAATATAAATACAACAAGAGGTGATTGTAAGTATCTCTGCTTTGACTTTTACCTAAAACCAAAACAGGCAACAAAAGGTGAGCTTGCAATCTTCCTGGCGTTTGCACCACCTTCTCTTAACTATTGGGCACAGGCAGAGGATAGCTTTAATATAGATTTGACCAATTTATCTACACTGAAGAAAACACCAGATGACCTTTATTCTTTCAAAATTTCTTTTGATTTAGATAAGATAAAAGAGGGGAAGATTATTGGACCTGATACCCATCTGCGAGACATAATCATAGTTGTTGCAGATGTAAACAGTGATTTTAAAGGTAGAATGTACTTAGACAATGTAAGATTTACAAATATGCTTTTTGAAGATGTTACCCCTCAGACAACTGGGTATGAGGCTATTTCAAAGCTTTATTCTAAGAAAATAGTCAATGGAATTTCTACAAATTTATTTGGCCCTGAAAAGGCAGTCACAAGAGCTGAGGTTGCTGCTATGGCAGTCAGACTCTTAGATTTGCAAGAGGAAAGCTACAACGGAGAGTTTGTAGATGTAAGCAAAAATAGCTGGTATGCAAATGAAGTATCTACGGCATATAAGGCAGGCATAATTTTGGGAGATGGCAAATATATAAAACCAGAGAAGGCAGTGACACGGGAAGAAATGGCAGTGTTTGCAATGAGAATTTACAGGATTTTGACAGATGAAAAAGCTGAAGCTACTGAAGAGATTGCAATATCAGACAAAAACTCAATCAGTAGCTGGGCAAGACAAGATGTAAATGCTGCTATTTCGCTTGGACTCATGGATGTATTTACAGATGGAAGTTTTGGACCAAAAGTAAAGGTTACACGTGCAGAGGCTACACAAATAATCTACAAAATTTTAGAACTTACAGGAAAGATGTAA
- a CDS encoding ABC transporter permease, whose protein sequence is MRSGQRTYSRSGFVKELNKNFPLFIMALPGVILLIAFSYLPLFGLIIAFKDVHYDVGILKSPWVGFKNFEFLFKTPDAFIITRNTLLYNLAFIVLGNLAAIATAIALSEMRARFMAKFYQSVMFLPYFLSWVVVAYMAFAFLSVDLGILNTLVLPKLGIEPIAWYVEPKPWPVILILANLWKYTGYNAVIYLAAITGIDPEYYEAALIDGASKWQQIKHITFPLLSPLVVVLVLLGIGRIFYADFGLFYQLPMNSGALYDVTNVIDTYVYRTLMGMNDIGMASAASFYQSIMGFILVLTSNLIVRRLDPEKALF, encoded by the coding sequence ATGAGAAGTGGTCAGCGCACATATTCACGCTCTGGTTTTGTAAAAGAACTTAACAAAAATTTTCCATTATTTATAATGGCACTACCTGGGGTAATTCTCCTGATTGCATTTTCTTATCTTCCACTGTTTGGTCTTATCATCGCTTTTAAAGATGTACATTATGATGTAGGAATTTTAAAAAGTCCATGGGTTGGTTTTAAAAACTTTGAATTTCTATTCAAAACGCCTGATGCATTTATAATTACAAGAAATACACTCTTATATAACTTAGCATTCATTGTTCTTGGTAATTTAGCTGCTATTGCAACTGCAATTGCCTTAAGTGAGATGAGAGCAAGATTTATGGCAAAGTTTTACCAGTCAGTAATGTTTTTGCCTTACTTTTTATCATGGGTTGTTGTTGCATACATGGCGTTTGCATTCTTGAGTGTTGACCTTGGAATATTAAATACGTTGGTTTTGCCTAAACTTGGAATAGAACCGATTGCATGGTATGTTGAGCCAAAACCATGGCCGGTGATACTTATTTTAGCAAATCTATGGAAATACACAGGATACAATGCGGTTATATATTTAGCTGCAATTACAGGAATCGATCCTGAGTACTATGAAGCAGCGCTTATTGATGGAGCGAGCAAGTGGCAACAGATAAAACATATCACGTTTCCACTTTTGTCTCCACTGGTAGTGGTACTTGTCCTGCTTGGTATAGGAAGAATATTTTATGCAGACTTTGGTCTCTTCTATCAGCTTCCTATGAACAGCGGTGCACTCTATGATGTTACAAACGTCATTGATACATATGTATACAGGACATTAATGGGGATGAATGACATAGGAATGGCTTCGGCAGCAAGCTTTTACCAGTCGATAATGGGTTTTATATTAGTGTTGACTTCAAATCTAATTGTTCGACGACTTGATCCAGAAAAAGCTCTCTTTTAA
- a CDS encoding carbohydrate ABC transporter permease yields the protein MHSKSKFMQISTSAEVILHIVFLLITFLCLVPLWAVVAISLSDDEAMRQVGYRLIPVKFSAKSYDFVLGQGIAIARAYGITIFVTAVGTLLCVAVVSMYAYVLFRKDFKYRKFFTFFGFFTMLINAGLVPWYIVCVNVLHLKNTIFALIFPYVMNMWYVLIFRTYLSMSLPDSIIESAKIDGAGEFTIFFKIVIPLVKPGLATIALFAAIMYWNDWWLPFMLIEKEELYNLQYLMYRVQQKIQYLAEIASKLAMNPSIPPDIPAESSRMAMAVLGMGPIVLAYPFFQRYFVKGLTIGAIKG from the coding sequence ATGCATTCAAAAAGCAAATTTATGCAAATATCGACATCGGCAGAAGTGATATTACACATAGTGTTTTTATTAATAACTTTCTTATGCTTAGTTCCTCTTTGGGCAGTTGTTGCTATATCTCTAAGTGATGATGAGGCAATGAGACAAGTAGGCTATAGACTAATTCCAGTCAAATTTAGTGCAAAGTCATATGATTTTGTACTTGGGCAAGGGATTGCAATTGCACGTGCGTATGGTATTACAATATTTGTAACTGCGGTAGGTACACTTCTTTGTGTTGCGGTAGTTTCAATGTACGCATATGTACTGTTCAGAAAAGATTTTAAGTATAGAAAATTCTTCACTTTCTTTGGATTTTTCACAATGTTGATTAACGCTGGACTTGTGCCGTGGTATATAGTTTGTGTAAATGTACTGCATTTGAAAAACACAATTTTTGCTCTCATCTTTCCATATGTAATGAATATGTGGTACGTCTTGATTTTTAGAACATACCTTTCAATGTCATTGCCTGACTCTATAATTGAATCAGCCAAGATTGATGGTGCCGGGGAATTTACTATATTTTTCAAAATAGTTATTCCATTAGTAAAGCCGGGACTTGCAACAATAGCACTCTTTGCAGCAATAATGTACTGGAATGACTGGTGGCTTCCGTTTATGTTGATTGAAAAGGAAGAACTATATAACTTGCAATATTTGATGTACAGGGTTCAGCAAAAAATACAATACTTAGCAGAGATTGCTTCCAAATTAGCAATGAATCCATCTATTCCGCCTGACATACCTGCAGAATCTTCAAGAATGGCAATGGCAGTTTTGGGAATGGGTCCAATAGTTTTAGCTTATCCATTCTTCCAGCGATACTTTGTTAAAGGTCTTACAATAGGTGCTATCAAAGGATAA
- a CDS encoding ABC transporter substrate-binding protein has translation MKLKKFFVVMLILAFALTSVIGIVSGFAASSSKLPYVKLTWYVIGTPQKDWDLINQKVNEYIKPKLNAEIKMTMFDWGEYNDRMQTKIAAGEPFDICFTAIWTNNYRTNVAKGAFLPLNKPGNDLLSKYAPKTKKLLGDDFIKGASINGILYAIPANKEKAHNWGFIVRMDLVKKYKLQDMFKKVKKLEDLEPYLKVIKQKEPGVYPLGAYAGESPRFLLDWDKVVDDDVPVSLYPNNKSTKIVNELEQPNTKALFKTVRKYYLAGYIRKDAAQVTDWMSDLKAGKVFVMPQSLKPGKDAEMSISTGYEWKQIDITPPVMSTRESIGSMQAINAKSKNPERALMFLELFNTDKYLNNLVNFGIEGQHYVFKDKKKGIIAPGPKAKDYSPGLGWMFGNQFINYIYENEDPNKWKNFEEYNKKALPLLSLGFNFDDSKVKTQVAACKSVWKQYIPLLETGSVDPDKYIPQAIQKFKQAGVDIIIKEAQKQYDEFLKKTGRKK, from the coding sequence GTGAAACTCAAAAAGTTCTTTGTAGTGATGCTCATCTTAGCGTTTGCGTTGACAAGCGTGATTGGCATCGTAAGTGGCTTTGCAGCATCTTCATCTAAACTTCCTTATGTTAAACTCACATGGTATGTCATCGGTACACCACAGAAAGACTGGGATTTGATTAACCAAAAGGTAAATGAGTACATTAAACCAAAACTCAATGCTGAAATCAAAATGACAATGTTTGACTGGGGCGAGTACAACGACAGAATGCAGACAAAGATTGCAGCTGGTGAGCCATTTGACATCTGTTTTACAGCTATTTGGACAAACAACTACAGAACTAACGTTGCAAAAGGTGCGTTTTTACCACTCAACAAACCAGGAAATGACCTTCTTTCAAAGTATGCACCAAAGACAAAGAAGCTTTTAGGTGATGATTTTATAAAGGGTGCTTCAATTAATGGCATTTTGTATGCAATTCCTGCAAACAAAGAAAAGGCTCATAACTGGGGATTTATTGTAAGAATGGACTTGGTAAAGAAGTATAAGCTTCAGGACATGTTCAAAAAAGTTAAGAAGTTAGAAGATTTAGAGCCATATCTGAAGGTTATTAAGCAAAAAGAGCCGGGAGTATATCCATTAGGAGCATATGCAGGTGAGTCTCCAAGATTCTTGCTTGACTGGGATAAGGTTGTAGATGATGATGTTCCTGTTTCACTCTATCCAAATAACAAGAGTACAAAGATAGTAAATGAACTTGAACAGCCAAATACAAAAGCTCTCTTTAAGACAGTAAGAAAGTATTACTTGGCAGGTTACATCAGAAAAGACGCAGCTCAGGTTACAGACTGGATGTCAGATTTGAAGGCAGGAAAGGTATTTGTAATGCCACAGTCTTTAAAACCTGGTAAAGATGCTGAAATGTCAATCTCAACAGGATATGAGTGGAAGCAGATTGACATCACACCACCTGTGATGTCTACAAGAGAGAGTATTGGCTCAATGCAGGCAATAAATGCAAAATCTAAGAATCCTGAAAGAGCACTCATGTTCTTAGAGCTCTTCAACACAGACAAGTATCTAAACAACTTAGTAAACTTTGGTATCGAAGGACAGCACTACGTATTCAAAGATAAAAAGAAAGGTATTATTGCTCCTGGTCCAAAAGCAAAGGACTACAGCCCAGGTCTTGGTTGGATGTTTGGTAACCAGTTTATAAACTACATCTACGAGAATGAAGACCCGAACAAGTGGAAGAACTTTGAAGAGTATAACAAGAAAGCACTGCCACTTTTGAGCCTTGGGTTTAACTTTGATGACTCAAAGGTTAAGACTCAAGTTGCTGCATGCAAGAGTGTATGGAAACAGTACATTCCACTTCTTGAGACAGGTTCTGTTGACCCAGATAAGTATATACCACAGGCAATCCAGAAGTTTAAGCAAGCTGGGGTTGACATTATAATAAAAGAAGCTCAGAAACAATATGATGAGTTCTTAAAGAAGACTGGAAGAAAGAAATAA
- a CDS encoding ABC transporter substrate-binding protein: MFSKKKIAYFSFFIPLITTITIILMLILNTQKNIQENIMIANDETNIKTELRFISSWGGVDPYADTLSFILNKFQEENKDIMVVNESLFGDDFLIKLQTDFASGNSPDVFGLFPGSVRDILIKNNKVAELTDVLKSDRKWYEGFYPNMWKYVMWNGKIYGLPFETIVECLFVNKDIFEKYHLKVPQNFTQLKDVSKKLRAKGIIPIAFNAQPEGTYIYQNLVVAIGTKQEVENPLKGHKISPSYIKALDYLKELYKIGAFPDNYYTLTSKQRNDLFLSKKAAMIVQGSWFIPKCDPKTVDIYFFPQVISGGKRQLIYGLGGGTFYMSASCWKDPKKRDAAIRLLKYLTSEKTARIFVERTGLIPNVKITNPPKITNPLRAKAEGLIKDAEVLVSPPDHFIDRTIWDEVVTKNIPYVLNDKITPEQFWAKAILAWEENMKKLGE; this comes from the coding sequence ATGTTTAGTAAAAAGAAGATAGCTTACTTTAGCTTTTTCATACCGCTAATAACTACCATTACAATAATATTGATGCTAATTTTGAATACACAAAAAAACATTCAAGAAAACATAATGATTGCCAATGATGAAACAAATATTAAAACTGAGCTGAGATTTATTAGTTCATGGGGGGGTGTTGACCCTTATGCTGACACACTTTCATTTATTTTGAATAAGTTCCAAGAAGAGAATAAGGATATTATGGTTGTTAATGAGTCTTTATTTGGTGATGATTTTTTGATAAAACTCCAAACTGATTTTGCTTCAGGAAATTCTCCTGATGTCTTTGGTCTTTTCCCAGGATCTGTTAGGGATATATTGATTAAAAACAATAAAGTTGCTGAATTAACAGATGTGCTAAAAAGTGATAGAAAGTGGTACGAAGGTTTTTATCCTAATATGTGGAAATATGTTATGTGGAATGGGAAAATTTATGGACTCCCATTTGAGACAATTGTTGAGTGTCTTTTTGTAAACAAGGACATATTTGAAAAATATCATTTGAAAGTACCTCAAAATTTTACTCAGCTCAAGGATGTGTCTAAAAAACTCAGGGCCAAAGGGATCATTCCCATTGCTTTCAATGCTCAGCCAGAAGGTACGTACATATATCAAAACTTAGTAGTTGCAATTGGGACAAAGCAAGAAGTGGAAAACCCTTTAAAAGGTCATAAGATATCACCATCTTACATAAAAGCGCTGGATTACTTAAAAGAGCTCTACAAAATAGGAGCGTTTCCTGATAATTACTATACTCTTACTAGCAAACAGCGAAATGATTTATTTTTATCCAAAAAGGCAGCTATGATTGTTCAAGGGTCTTGGTTTATTCCAAAATGTGATCCAAAAACAGTTGATATATATTTTTTCCCTCAGGTAATATCAGGTGGCAAGAGACAGCTAATTTATGGGCTTGGTGGAGGAACATTTTATATGAGCGCATCTTGCTGGAAAGACCCCAAAAAGAGGGATGCAGCAATAAGACTTTTAAAATATCTCACCTCAGAAAAAACAGCAAGAATCTTTGTTGAGAGGACGGGACTTATTCCAAACGTGAAAATAACAAATCCACCAAAAATTACAAATCCACTCAGAGCAAAGGCTGAAGGGCTTATTAAAGATGCAGAAGTGCTTGTTTCACCGCCTGACCATTTTATTGATAGGACTATTTGGGACGAGGTTGTTACTAAAAACATTCCTTATGTTCTAAATGACAAAATTACGCCTGAGCAGTTTTGGGCAAAAGCTATTTTGGCATGGGAAGAGAATATGAAAAAATTGGGTGAATAA